The window ACCCACTAAAAACGGCTTTTGGGTCTCGTCCCACCAGTTGAGAgagctttgtttttgtatttgtgtgaatattCATGGCTAGCAGTAAGCTAGCGAGtactaattatttttattttttatttttacagtagcCTAGCTGGCCTATGGCACATGGCTGCCTCTCACAGGTCAGTCCTGGTACTACGTCATGTAACCACCTGGCCTGATGTTTGGGGGGTGTTGGTCGGTGAAGTGTATAGGGTGCTATGTAATTTATATAGTACACCACacattgtaaaaagaaaaattatgatttttaccCTTGAAAGTCCACTACATGGCCACAGTGTACTTTGACAGTAAGATGCATGCTTCGTCGTGTATTTTTACAGTCACATCATAGTGTATTTTTACcgtaaaatatattcatgataATGTACTTTTACAGAAAGGCGCGTGCATCATAGTATACTTTTACTGTTAGATCACTGTGTACTTTTACAGTAGGATATATTCACCACGGTGTACTTTTACTTTTGTAGTAATATGATGCATACATCCAAATGTACTTCTACAGTAAGATCATAGTGTGCTTTTACAGTGCGATGTACTTATCAGAGCGTACTTTTACAGTAAGATGCATTCATCATAGTGTACGTTTGCAGTAAAATGCATTTATCATGATGCACTTTTACATTACGATACATTCATCACGGTGTACTTTTACTGTAAGATGCATGCATCATTGTGTACTTTTACAATAAGACCAGTGTACTTTTACAATGTGATGCAGTCATCATAGTGTACCTTTGCAGTAAGATGTATTTATCATCGTAAACGTTTACTGTAAGATCATAATGTACATTTACAGGAAGAACACTGAGATGCAGCCATagtgtacattgtgtacatagtgtacatagtgtCCTTTTACAGTAAGATACATGCATCCTAGTGCACTGTAATGGTAAAATGCGTTCATCCTTGTGTACTTTTACAGTAAAATGCCATTCATCAGTGTACTTTTACAGTACAATGAATTTATCATAATGTACTTTTACTTTCACAGTAAGATTCATGCATTATAGTGTACTTTTGCAGTAAGATGCATTATGATAGTGTACTTTTACAGTGAGATGTACTCATCAGAGCATACTTTCACAGTAAGATGCATGCATTATAGTGTACTTTTACAGTAAGATCATGGTGTACTTTTATAGTGAGATGAGTTCATCACAGCGTCGTTTTACGGTAAGATACGTGTATCATAGTGTACTGTAGTTACGGTAAGATGAGTTAATTAGAATGTACGTTGACTGAAGATGCTTTTAACGTAGTGTACTTGTACTTTTACAGTAAGATGCATGCATGACTGTATACTTTTATAATACATGCATTGGGAGATGCGGGACTTGTAAAGTTGCTTATGTGACATGTTCGTGTTGGACAAGATGTGCAGGCTCAGCTGTCACTCACCATGATGGAGTAGACTAGAGCCACGATGCTGACGGGCCACACGGGGAAGAAGCAGGAGATGATGACCAGGATGAGGTAGTCCCGGGGCATGGGGCTCTCCTGCACGGTAGCGTTGCCGGTAGAGGAGCGGCTCAGGCTGACTTTGGACGGGGAGAGGGGCGCGGCGGCCACCAGCTGCCCGGCGGAGCCCGATCTCACGTTCATACCGTGGCCGTTGTGGTCGGCCTCTAGACCCTTGGCTTGGTGGTCCATGTTGACTGAGAAGGAGGAGGACATCTTGAGCCCATGTCCTCCTGCAGGCTCGGTGGTCACTGCCAGCAGCTTCTCGGTCTCCTGGAAGTCAGCCAGCTGAGCGCCCCCTCCTCCGCCTTCTCCCAGGTTGGACTTGAGGAAGTCTGCGTCCGTGTTGATGGCCATGCTCTTTGTTGCGTTACAacccaaaaataattaattttggCGAGTTTAATCTTGCTTATAGGCCATTTTCATTTGGACACAAGATTTTGCAACAGATTTGCTAGTGAGTGAAAAACAGTTAACGTCTTTTTAAAAGAGAAGAATCCCTCCACCTCTCCAATCACTCTTCATTCACATCCATTAAAGTCATCTCCAAGATCAGAGACGATGTGCTGGATCCCAGCAGGAACTCCATGCATTCCTCCTTCCTTAAAGTCTTTCTTTCTTCCTATTCTGTTTTCGTAATAAAGACAAGAATAACTAATAAGACTTAGTTTCTCTCGTCCATCACATACCTTCTCGCTCCTCCACTCTGCTGCTTGTGAGACTGGATGCAAGCCCTGTCAAGTTAAGCAAACTaaaacacttcctgtttccggTCGTGAAACACAATAAGAGTATTGATTGCCAACTGCTTGTAAAGAAATGTTTAAGGAGGCGAATGTATGttaatttaattcattaaacTATCCATGTTTTATCGagttgttgacatttttaagaCATGATGATACCCTCAATTCTACTGCTTAATTTTCTAAACCAAGTATGCACGGAAAAAGTAAACAATTGTATACTGAAGAGCAATGCAGCGGCAAAGCTACCAAAACAAAACTACAGTAATACGTTTTTTCAttgaaattgttttaaaaatacatgcttgtaatgacacaaaacattatatattattacataaaatGATGCAGctagttttttatttatttttcatcactACTGGTATTCATAGGGCTTATTTTAAATTTCCTATATACaaagtattatttttgtaattttaatgaTCCTAAGTATTGTTCAttaaattcattcataaatttTTATAATAGTTATAATTtgtttatatacatacataaaacaaaactttttttgttgttactttgtttcatttttattactatcaacatttttataaattttaCAGTAtacacttttttgtgttttacatatttttctatATATTGTAGTTTGTGACTTTTAAATAGTTTCACTAACAATTTAAAATTGAGCACATTCTGCTTTTTTGTTACCTGTTGCGGTGTATTACAAAGTTGAAAAGTAATTACATGTTTCAATTAATAAAGTTACAGCCCTAAaagtatttaattatattttcgTGACATCTTAGCCAGTATCATCCACCACACCCTGTCTTATTTTGAAGTCAGGACTTCCTTTACTTCTGCAATGCCTTTGTATTACTCTGTCTAACTTGATGCTGTTCGTGATGGAGCAGGGCAGCCTAGCAGGGAGTCCCTCCCtttctcccacacacacacacacgcgcgcgcgcgcgcataCACACTGCTGCGCCCCTCCCTTTCTCAGCATCAGCACCAGTATTTTATGGAAGGAAGCCAGCGGTGCTTTGTGCTGCTGTGCAGAATTGACTTTCTGTTCATGTTCCAGTGGCACAGTCTGGTGGCATGTCGTCAATCTTCAGCGCTACACACAGTCTGCTTTAGATAAATGACTCCTTCAGAAACAAAGTGGCGTAAATGTTTGAATgacaaaatacaacattttaggCATATCTCATGTGCTCTCTGGAGAGCTCCTTTACTTGGCTTGGCTGCCTTCCCAAAGGTGGTGGCTAGGTGCTGGGTGGGAGCTTGCATATTAAagcctttgctttttttttccttccagaGATGCACTGCCATTGATTTTGGTCATCATTATACTTCTGCATTACAGTGAGCCCCATTTCCCTGAGTGACGCTTCTCTTCTCTCTGACCTGCTCGTGGGGTTTCCCTCAATGTAAGCAGCAAAGATAATATTTTACCAATATGTTGTTATTGGGGTTTGTCGTGGTGTAGAAATGCACCTCTCATGAAGCCAAATAAAgaaagcaaaagaaaagaaTCCTAAAGTCATGTTAAAGGAATACCTTTTGGACGGTGTTCCAAAATGGCCCATACAGGCCACTGTACCAGAAGACAAGATGTAGCCAGACAAACAGTAGCTACAGCCCACACGATTTCTTTTTATGAGTCTCTGGACTCCTCGTGAAGTTGTGCTGCAGCTTGGATTtattactcaactgcagaatgCCTCCTGAGAGCACACTGAGACAAGACAGTACAAGTGGATTCAGTGCCACCTCGTGGAATAAAGGACAAACTTCAATGCATGAAATACACATGACACATGGCAGTAACAATGGaaaagaaaatgcagtgttccctcgctcatTACGGTTCAACCTTCGTTGAgtcgctgtttcgcagattatttttagtgcttcttttttttttttttaaattacagcatGAAGGtagttacaggccgagcctgccctttaagaagaattgcattgtgggaagttgagtgtctctgcAGACAGACgagtctgcaccgcccattgttttctgcttcctgattggctgtagaccattgtcaatcaatctccttcgtgccctACCGTGTTTTCTGTGTCATAGctggcttgcttgcttgctagcttgtaaatggaacgtcagcaatatgttttaacaaggatacaaaaacactacagtacagtgcaagggcgccaggacgaaaaggcacggtaacatacgcgtgagtgacttaataatttcttgtgtccaacctgtaggttgatcattaaaattcaaatgaaggtttgaacttttttgaaagaaatgtgagaaaatgttcttgtctgtgtgtgtatggtgaggggttttacagctttaaaacatacaataattgtaaaaaaaaaaaaaattgaagttggctactttgcagatttcacttattgtgggctattttgccccccccacccccacccacacacacacacgataaacgagggaacactactCAAACATGGTGAAATAGGTCCAGAAATGAATGTTTAGCTCAAAACATGCCCTTGTACTTGACCCTGTCCTCCTGGTTCTTCTCCTCCATGCGCATGTTCAACACCGCCAGTTCCTTCCTCACCGTCTTTTTCATGCCAGGTTCCAGATCCAGAACCCTGCTGAAGTCCTGCCGGGCCTCGGCCTCATTCCACACTTCCACGTGGGCCTTTCCACGCAGGTAGAAGGCCTTTGTTACACCTGaggaaaacaacataaacacctTTCATGGAAGGCGTCATTTCACTAATAGGCGTTTAGAGGACATTCTTGGTAATAAACTGCAATAGTTTTGACACCCCCGCCCTTCATGTATAGGCTTAATCCCAGCTAAAATGATcgtttacaattttaaaaatatcttactCCAAACAATCGtaatactgtaatgtttggatTCCTTTTATTTTAGTTCCTTACAACAAGGGGTGGATCGAGCTATACTTGCTTTTTAACCACACATTCATGTCGAACGTTTGCGTagacagtatctcacaaaagtgagtacacccctcacatttttattacagtatattttctcaATAAACGCTACTATAGAAATACAAATTGAatttactttagagtagtcagtgtgcggCTTGTATAGTAGTATAGATTTAgtatccactgaaaataagtcaacacagaAATGATTGTCCACATaactggcaacacaactgagcaccaAGACGATTGTGTCAAacgtggtggtagtgtcatggtctggggctgcatgagtgctgccaaccCCTGTGAGCTGTGGTTAAATGGAGGAAACTTCCAGCATGTATTGCGACCTGTGAAactgttttccaacatgataaggagcccaaacacacctccaagatgctTTGTTGAAGCTTGAAGTGTTTTACTGAGGAAGATGAgcatgaaggtgatggagtggccaagcaGAAGGAAGGCGAATGAGTGCAAAGTGTCTAATGTTATGATGGAAGAGTGCAAGAGGATCCCAGtgacaacctgtgcagctctggtgaatcccatccccaagaggattaaggcagtgctagataactaAATAGTAACAGTTTGAACACATTTTGGACATGTTCATGATGAGgtatactcacttgtgttgccagccatCCAGACAGTAATAGCTGTGTGTCGAATCATGTAGTATATTGCTTTcccagctgtacactgacttctTTAAAGTATATCCACATTTCATTCCTATAGTGCTGCCCCTTAAGAAGATGAAGTGTTTACTGGTTGAATCATTTTGGGTGAGATCTTTACTGGTCATGACTCATATtggccgaccagtccaggctgtaccctgcctctcggccaaagtcggctgggataggctccagcatacccccgcgaccctggtgaggacaagtggcatagaaaatggacgggtGGACCATATTAGCAACCACTTGTTGTCAGGCAGAGTTTGGTAGGCTCAATAATAGCCACGCCATAGAAAAGCACTGGCATGTCACACTCAGCTGCTCTGTTTTAAATTAGGAAAAAACATCATACTGGAAAGAAAAGGACAACAGCACCATCTAGTGGGGTGATATTGTCTTACATCTTGCATAAATAGTACATTCACAAACAATTCAATTCTTTCATACAACCAAGGCAGTCTCTTCTATGGTGCCTTGTTGCAATGTGACtaatatgtgtgagtgtgtccaACCTGGGTGCTGGTTGATGATGTCACTGGTGTGCTCTATGACCTCATAGTACTCCTCCATGCGTAGAAGACACTGGCAGTAGTTGAGTGTCAACGTGTGGGCCATCTTCTCCAGCTTCAGCCATGGAGCCTCCCATGCTTTCTCCTAACACACCCAGTCATCATGTCACGTGCGTTCTAACCATCATGTTCTCAAGGTGTGGTCACCTTTGTCTGGACGTTCTTGACGCAGATGATGGCTTCCTTGTATTTCAAAGTGGCCTCTTGGTAGCGGCCCTGCTTGTAGAGATGGTTGCCCTGACCGTGCAGCACAGGCACCACCTTCAGCCTCTCCTGGTCACTCAGAGCCCACGACTCTCTGTTGTACTCACTCGGCTGCAGCACCTgtcacacgcacatgcacgcgTGTCCTACAAATACCTAAAGTCTCCATGTTGTGACTGCTCCTAACCTGGATCAGCTCTAGGACGAAGAAGAGCGGCTTAGGCTCCTTCATCAGCTCATCCAGGT is drawn from Dunckerocampus dactyliophorus isolate RoL2022-P2 chromosome 12, RoL_Ddac_1.1, whole genome shotgun sequence and contains these coding sequences:
- the aipl1 gene encoding aryl-hydrocarbon-interacting protein-like 1 isoform X2 gives rise to the protein MMSDMQDTLLLGFEGIKKNIQHGGTGQIPKFITGAKVTFHFRTMLCDDERTVIDDSKVVGTPMEIVIGNMFKLDIWETLLASMRIGEVAEFWCDTIHTGIYPLVSKSMRRIAEGKDPVDWHIRTCGMANMFAYHTLGYEDLDELMKEPKPLFFVLELIQVLQPSEYNRESWALSDQERLKVVPVLHGQGNHLYKQGRYQEATLKYKEAIICVKNVQTKEKAWEAPWLKLEKMAHTLTLNYCQCLLRMEEYYEVIEHTSDIINQHPGVTKAFYLRGKAHVEVWNEAEARQDFSRVLDLEPGMKKTCALRRHSAVE
- the trarg1a gene encoding trafficking regulator of GLUT4 1, with amino-acid sequence MAINTDADFLKSNLGEGGGGGAQLADFQETEKLLAVTTEPAGGHGLKMSSSFSVNMDHQAKGLEADHNGHGMNVRSGSAGQLVAAAPLSPSKVSLSRSSTGNATVQESPMPRDYLILVIISCFFPVWPVSIVALVYSIMSRNSLQAGDVDGARRLGRLARLLSIVSIVLGVVAIIVYVSLSVFQT
- the aipl1 gene encoding aryl-hydrocarbon-interacting protein-like 1 isoform X1, with the protein product MMSDMQDTLLLGFEGIKKNIQHGGTGQIPKFITGAKVTFHFRTMLCDDERTVIDDSKVVGTPMEIVIGNMFKLDIWETLLASMRIGEVAEFWCDTIHTGIYPLVSKSMRRIAEGKDPVDWHIRTCGMANMFAYHTLGYEDLDELMKEPKPLFFVLELIQVLQPSEYNRESWALSDQERLKVVPVLHGQGNHLYKQGRYQEATLKYKEAIICVKNVQTKEKAWEAPWLKLEKMAHTLTLNYCQCLLRMEEYYEVIEHTSDIINQHPGVTKAFYLRGKAHVEVWNEAEARQDFSRVLDLEPGMKKTVRKELAVLNMRMEEKNQEDRVKYKGMF